CGGGTCACGGCGATGGGCACCGCGCCGAGGTGGTTGGCGATCTGGATCGCCGCGATGCCGACCCCGCTGGACGCGGCGGTGATCAGCACCGTGTCGCCGGGCCGCAGGCCGCCGCGCTCGACCAGCGCGCCGTACGCGGTCTGGTGCGTCAGCCAGACCGATGCGCCGGTGACCTCGTCGACCGTGCGGCGGACCAGGCTCGACACCGGCACCACGACCCGGTCGCCGTACACCCCGTAGTCCCGCATCGAGAACGAGGCGAGGGTGCTGATCTCGGTGCCCTCGGGGAACCCGTCGACGCCGGTCTCCACCACACCGGCCGCCTCGTAGCCGATCCGGGAACCCGGCAGGATCGGCTGCTCGTAATAGGCGCCCGCGCGGAACAGCGCCTCCGCCCGGTTGAGCCCGATCGCGTCCACCCGGATGCGGACCTCGCCAGGGCCGGGCTCGGGCACCGGCCGGTCCTCGACACGCAGCACCTCGGGCCCACCGAGCCGGTCGAACAGGACTGCTCTCGCCATGACGTCTCCTCAACGGCGTTCGTTTACTACACGGCGTGTAGTAACAACACGGCGAATAGTAGACCAACGCCGTACAGTGTCAAGGTGGGTGAAGCGAGGACGAGCCGCCGGGAACGGCTGCGGGCGGAGACCGCGCGCGAGATCAAGACCATCGCGCTGGAGCTGATGGCCAAGGGCGGCCCGGACGCGATCTCGCTACGGGCGATCGCGCGTGAGATGGGCATGACGGCCGGCGCGATCTACGGCTACTACCCCACCCGCGACGACCTGATCACCACGCTGATCTCCGACGTCTACACCTCGCTGGTGGACACCGCCGAAGCCGCGCGGGACGCCGTCCCCGCGGACGACCCGGCCGGGCGGATCCTGGCGTGGGGCCGCGCGCTGCGGACGTGGTCGCTCGCCAACCCCGAGGGTTTCCGGCTCATCTACGGCGATCCGGTGCCCGGCTACCGCGCACCCGAAGGCGGCGCCGCGGCGGACGCGGAGCGCCGGGCGTGCGCCCTGCTGACCGAGCTGATCGCCGGGGCCTGGCCGACGGTCCAGGCCCCGGACGACTTCGACTGGGACGACTTCGGGCCCGCGCTGGTGCAGCACATGCGCGAGGAGTTCCCCGGGCTGCCGCCCGCCGTGCTGGCCCTGTCGCTGCGGACGTGGGGCCGGATGCACGGTCTGATCTCGCTCGAGGTCTACGGGCACCTCGGCCCGCAGGTCACCGACCCGGCGAAGCTGTACGAGTCGGAGTTGCGGGCGCTGCTGCGCTCACTGGGCCTGTGACCTGCCGTCCGCCCTTCACCCACCGCAGGGAACCGGGCTTGCGGGCCTCGCGGCGGATCTTCAGCACGCCGAGCTTGCAGGCCAGCTCCTTGTAGGCCGCGCCGAGGCGGCCACCGACGTAGAAGTTCTGCGCGGTGTCGTCCTTGTGGGCGAACTGCCGCACGGCCGCGTGCCTGCCGAGGCTGACGCACGACCCGACCAGAGCCACGTCGAGCACCGGCGGTTCGGTCCCGGCGATGCGGCTCAACACGGTGTCGGCGGCCTGCGCGCCGAGCGGCCCGGCGACCTGGCAGCTCATCCGCAGCGGCAGGCCCGACGGCGCGGCGGAGTCGCCCGCCGCGACGATCCGGTCGTCGTCGACGCTGGTCAGCGTCTCGTCGGTGAGCAGACGGCCCAGATCATCGGTGCTCAGTCCGCTCGCGGCCGCGAGCTCCGGCACGGCGAAGCCCGCGCTCCAGACGGTCAGGGCGCTCGCCCGCGTCGTGCCGTCGTCGAAAACGACCGCGTCCGGCCGGACTTCGGCCACCTTGGCGGCCTCGACCACCGCGACCCCGTGCCGGGACAGCCACTTGGCGATGTACCGGCGACCGCCCGCGCTCAACGAGGGCGCCAGCGTCCCGCCGCACGCGAGGGTGACCCGGCGTCCCCGTTCGGCCAGCTCGGCGGCGGTCTCGATGCCGGTCAGCCCGCCGCCGACCACCGTGACCGGCGCTTCCGCGGGCAGCGCGTCCAGCTCGTCCCGCAGCCGCCGCGCGGACTCCAGTTCGGCGACCGGGACGGCGAATTCGGCCGCCCCGGGCACCGTGGGCGCCGCCGCGGTGCTGCCGACCGCGTAGACCACGTAGTCGTAGCCCAGCTCGCGGCCCGAGGCCAGCCGCACGGCGCGGGCGGCGGTGTCGATGCGCGTGGCGGTGTCGACCACCAGGTGGACGCCGTCGTCGAGCATCGTGCCGAAGTCCACTGTGGCCTCTCCGGTGCCTGCGACGAACTGGTGCAGCCGGATGCGGTCGACGAACGCCGGACGGGGGTTGACCAACGTGACGTCCACGTCGTCGCGCATGCGCAGGCGGTTGGCCGCGAGCGTGCCGGCGTACCCGCCGCCGATGACGATCACCTTGTGGGTCTTGTTCATGGTGGGATTCCCTTCTCTCACCGGAACCGACAACCCACCGCCGCGAAACGTCAGGCCTGACGTTTCGCCCCGCTGTCTTGTCGGAGTGGTGGAGAAGGCACGACCGAGGGAGCCGAGCACACGATGACCGAACCGGACGACGGTCTGACCGCGATCATGAGCGAACGGCGTCAGCTGATCAACCTGGCGTACCGGCTCCTCGGGTCGCTCGCCGAGGCCGAGGACGTGGTCCAGGAGACCTACGCCCGCTGGTACGCCATGTCCCGCGACGAGCAGGACGCCATCGCCTCCCCCGGCGCCTGGCTGACCAAGGTGGCCGGCCGCCTCTGCCTCAACGTGCTGTCCTCGGCCCGCACGCGGCGGGAAACCTACGTGGGGGAATGGATTCCCGAGCCGGTGCCGGACAGCTCGGAATGGCGCCCCGCCGACCCCGCCGACCGGGTCACCCTCGACGAGTCGGTCAGCATGGCCTTCCTCGTGGTGCTCGACTCGATGACCCCGGCCGAGCGCGTCGCGTTCATCCTGCACGACGTCTTCCGCTACTCCTTCGCCGAAATCGCCGAGGTCGTCGGGCGCACACCGGCGGCGTGCCGTCAGCTGGCCTCGTCGGCGCGCCGCCGCGTCCGCGACGCCCAGGCCCCCGCCACGCCGGTCTCGCGGCAGGCCCAGGTCGTCCGCGACTTCAAACGGGCCTGGGAAGCACGCGACATCGAAGCCCTCCTCGGCCTGCTCGCTCCCGACGCCACGGCGATCAGCGACGGCGGCGGCCTGGTCAGCACGGTGCTCCACCCGGTCCAGGGCGCCGAACGGATCCTGAGCGCCCTGGCCCGCCTCGAACACCGGTTCCGCGGGCACACGCTGCTGGAGCGCACCGTCAACGGCCAGCCCGGCCTGGTCGCCCAGGAGGACGGCGTCACCGTGTCCGTGTACGCGTTCGAGATCGCGGACGAGAAGATCCAGCGCATCTGGGCGGTGCGCAACCCGGAGAAGCTGCGCGCGTGGACCGCGAGCTGATCACCGGTCGCCGTCGGGCCAGTCCCAGCCGGTGATCGTGTCCCGCATCAGCCGCGCCGCGGGCGAGAGGTGACTGCCCGCGCCCCAGTGCAGGGTGACCCGGCGGCGGCAGTCGGGGCTGTCGACGGCGACCCAGGCGAGCGGGGCCTGGACGGCGGTGCGGCGGGCGAAACCCGGCACGAGACCGATGCCCAGCCCCGCACCGATCAGCTCCGCGATGGCGCCGGGCTCGTCGCTCTCGCAGACGATCTTCGGCGTGAGGTCGCGGGCGGCGAAGACCCGGTCGAGCAGCCGGCGCAGCCAGTGGCCGCGGCGGGCGGTGACGAACGGCTGCCCGGCGAGTTCCTCGATCGTCACGGACGTGCGGCGCGCCAGCGGGTGGTCGAGTGCCGTGCCCACGCCCACGGCGTCGTCGAACAGCTGCACCGACTCCAGCCCGTCGGCGTGGATGGGCTGCGACGCGACGCACAGGTCGACGTCCTGGGCCCGCAGCCGTCGCGGCATGTCCTCGGCAGGCGACCACTGGAGCTCGATCTCGGCCGACGGGTGGGCGCGCTTGTAGGCCGCGAGCGGACCGGTGAGGGTGAGGAACGTTTCCGAGGCGAGCCGCACGGCGCCCAGTCCCGTACTGACGGCCTCGGCCACGGCGCGGCGCCCCGCGTCCAGCTCCCCGAGGGACCGTTCGACGTGATCGCGGAAGAGCCTGCCCGCGTCGTTCAGCCGGAGCCGGCCGCTCCGGTCGAACAGCGGAGTGCCGAGCTCGCTCTCCAGCCGGGCGATGGTGCGGCTCAGCGACGGCTGGGCGACGCGCAGTTCCTCGGCCGCCCGGCTGAGGTGCTCCAGCCGGGCCACCACCAGGAACTGCCGCAGCGAGGTCAGCTCCACCATGCCTCCCGCGTCATAACACCATAGCGATATTGATCTTAGACAAGATAGCAGTAGAGAAATAGCTTCGAGCCGTGCAACGAACCACAACGCCCGCCGGATGGGCTTTCCGGGCCGTCGTCAGCGCGCACCTGGTGGCGATCGCCGGTCAGCCGGTGTTCGCCGGGGTGTACCTGACCGGCGACTTCGACAGCCTGCGCTGGCACGCGCTCGGCGCCGACCTGACGAGCTCACTCGGCTACCTGCAGCTCATCGTGGCGATCGTGGTCTGGGTGCGGCTGCGCCGGTCCTGGCCATTCCTCGGGACCGTGGCGGTGGCCGCGGCCGAGACCGTGCAGTACTTCGCCGGGCTGGACGGCGCGCTGTGGTTGCACGTCCCGCTCGGCGTGATCACGGTCGCCGCGCTGGTCGT
The window above is part of the Amycolatopsis thermoflava N1165 genome. Proteins encoded here:
- a CDS encoding zinc-dependent alcohol dehydrogenase family protein — its product is MARAVLFDRLGGPEVLRVEDRPVPEPGPGEVRIRVDAIGLNRAEALFRAGAYYEQPILPGSRIGYEAAGVVETGVDGFPEGTEISTLASFSMRDYGVYGDRVVVPVSSLVRRTVDEVTGASVWLTHQTAYGALVERGGLRPGDTVLITAASSGVGIAAIQIANHLGAVPIAVTRTAAKRDLLVAAGAAHVVTLDSQDLVKEVRALTGGDGATMTFDPVGGPGVADLVEATAVGGLLVLYGWLGGEATPLPMNWDRQVTLFGYGNGSYVARNPERRRRAEHFINAGLRIGTLRPAVDRVFDDLSDIVEAHAHLESNTQVGKVVVRVRH
- a CDS encoding TetR/AcrR family transcriptional regulator, translated to MGEARTSRRERLRAETAREIKTIALELMAKGGPDAISLRAIAREMGMTAGAIYGYYPTRDDLITTLISDVYTSLVDTAEAARDAVPADDPAGRILAWGRALRTWSLANPEGFRLIYGDPVPGYRAPEGGAAADAERRACALLTELIAGAWPTVQAPDDFDWDDFGPALVQHMREEFPGLPPAVLALSLRTWGRMHGLISLEVYGHLGPQVTDPAKLYESELRALLRSLGL
- a CDS encoding NAD(P)/FAD-dependent oxidoreductase is translated as MNKTHKVIVIGGGYAGTLAANRLRMRDDVDVTLVNPRPAFVDRIRLHQFVAGTGEATVDFGTMLDDGVHLVVDTATRIDTAARAVRLASGRELGYDYVVYAVGSTAAAPTVPGAAEFAVPVAELESARRLRDELDALPAEAPVTVVGGGLTGIETAAELAERGRRVTLACGGTLAPSLSAGGRRYIAKWLSRHGVAVVEAAKVAEVRPDAVVFDDGTTRASALTVWSAGFAVPELAAASGLSTDDLGRLLTDETLTSVDDDRIVAAGDSAAPSGLPLRMSCQVAGPLGAQAADTVLSRIAGTEPPVLDVALVGSCVSLGRHAAVRQFAHKDDTAQNFYVGGRLGAAYKELACKLGVLKIRREARKPGSLRWVKGGRQVTGPVSAAAPATPTRTASPGR
- the sigJ gene encoding RNA polymerase sigma factor SigJ produces the protein MTEPDDGLTAIMSERRQLINLAYRLLGSLAEAEDVVQETYARWYAMSRDEQDAIASPGAWLTKVAGRLCLNVLSSARTRRETYVGEWIPEPVPDSSEWRPADPADRVTLDESVSMAFLVVLDSMTPAERVAFILHDVFRYSFAEIAEVVGRTPAACRQLASSARRRVRDAQAPATPVSRQAQVVRDFKRAWEARDIEALLGLLAPDATAISDGGGLVSTVLHPVQGAERILSALARLEHRFRGHTLLERTVNGQPGLVAQEDGVTVSVYAFEIADEKIQRIWAVRNPEKLRAWTAS
- a CDS encoding LysR substrate-binding domain-containing protein — protein: MVELTSLRQFLVVARLEHLSRAAEELRVAQPSLSRTIARLESELGTPLFDRSGRLRLNDAGRLFRDHVERSLGELDAGRRAVAEAVSTGLGAVRLASETFLTLTGPLAAYKRAHPSAEIELQWSPAEDMPRRLRAQDVDLCVASQPIHADGLESVQLFDDAVGVGTALDHPLARRTSVTIEELAGQPFVTARRGHWLRRLLDRVFAARDLTPKIVCESDEPGAIAELIGAGLGIGLVPGFARRTAVQAPLAWVAVDSPDCRRRVTLHWGAGSHLSPAARLMRDTITGWDWPDGDR